A window of Corallococcus macrosporus DSM 14697 contains these coding sequences:
- the rsmD gene encoding 16S rRNA (guanine(966)-N(2))-methyltransferase RsmD, giving the protein MRIVAGTAKGRALAGPKSSSRHIRPTADRVRETLFNVLGQFLDGQRVLDLYAGTGALGLEAVSRGAGQAVLVDQDREALTLCRENARAVGLAAQVEVLSSPVARALEALKRRGERFELIFADPPYAARVVETVLDGIVAAGLLTPAGMVVVEHDKREAAPDTHAGLTREDQRRFGDTLVSFYRAP; this is encoded by the coding sequence ATGCGAATCGTCGCAGGCACCGCCAAGGGCCGCGCCCTGGCCGGCCCCAAGTCCTCGTCCCGGCACATCCGTCCCACGGCCGACCGCGTCCGGGAGACGCTCTTCAACGTGCTGGGCCAGTTCCTGGACGGCCAGCGGGTGCTGGACCTCTACGCCGGCACCGGCGCGCTGGGCCTGGAGGCCGTGTCGCGCGGGGCGGGGCAGGCGGTGCTGGTGGACCAGGACCGCGAGGCGCTCACGCTGTGCCGGGAGAACGCGCGGGCCGTGGGGCTCGCCGCGCAGGTGGAGGTGCTCTCCTCGCCGGTGGCCCGGGCGCTGGAGGCGCTGAAGCGGCGGGGGGAGCGCTTCGAGCTCATCTTCGCGGACCCGCCGTACGCCGCGCGCGTGGTGGAGACGGTGCTGGACGGCATCGTGGCGGCCGGCCTGCTGACCCCCGCCGGCATGGTGGTGGTGGAGCACGACAAGCGCGAGGCGGCGCCGGACACACATGCCGGGCTTACCCGGGAAGACCAGCGCCGCTTTGGCGACACGTTGGTGAGCTTCTATCGGGCGCCGTGA